One window of Magallana gigas chromosome 2, xbMagGiga1.1, whole genome shotgun sequence genomic DNA carries:
- the LOC105344250 gene encoding neurogenic locus Notch protein isoform X3, producing MSTFKNLLPSLWVVLLLLICIGFQGMHCETNVDDCVNSRCANGSTCVDQVNSYTCKCPPTLTGQFCEKDVDECRLYPNICKNGATCLNHPVGNYTCICVNGWTGRDCSINIDDCKDNPCYNGGTCHDKVGYYYCDCPHGKTGLRCHLEDACTSSPCHEGASCETSPINGDPICSCKKGWTGNDCSMDVNECHESSVSPCEHGGTCVNTPGSFKCDCVNGFTGPRCETNINECQSNPCQNQGTCLDLSGMFRCICMPGYTGTVCEEDIDECQSSPCQNGGVCEDLTNKFKCTCPPGFEGATCQINIDECASNPCQNGATCKDKINAYTCSCAHGYQGDRCETNIDDCRGVTCSNGGTCRDLLGDYQCVCPEGYTGTHCETDIDECESQPCKYGGTCHTIANAAGYECRCPRGTTGKNCEVNFDDCKDNPCINGATCEDGLNNFVCRCKPGYTGDRCDVNVDDCNPNPCHNGGTCRDLENGFHCDCPYGYHDATCLSNVDECASNPCLNGGQCKDGVNKYTCSCPAGYEGIRCETKTNECASNPCQHQGVCHDLDGSYRCDCVPGFTGVNCEINIDNCATNPCAHGSCTDLANDYKCHCEVQWTGKNCDTKLDPCNPNPCHNSATCSASADFTDFSCYCPQGLTGRYCSEDYDECKTTQCHSEGTCVNTYGSYKCMCSRGYTGRFCESNINDCESSPCQNGGTCYDKVANYTCICPPGFSGYHCQNDINECASNPCEHGAVCNDYVNSYTCTCKPGYSGTNCHVNDNDCTESSCLNGGTCHDLVNSFRCECALGFEGMNCETRILPCDSNPCLEGGTCVNDKSLTSFHCVCPYGFTGSRCEEFHDWCVEGPCMNGGTCTQTANTFRCSCPAGWTGQICDVQTITCEVAAISKGVSVAQLCQNGGTCHDIGNSHNCTCHRGYQGSYCEIDVDECQSAPCQNGATCMDRIGDYLCQCKKGFEGDNCERNVDDCAHNPCTNGGKCHDLDDNFTCSCLPGTKGLLCELDEQDCFAGACFHGGTCVEKINGYECNCQPGYVGPRCEGDINECLSNPCDPLGTHSCIQMVNDYRCECNPGYRGHNCSEKINFCASQPCKNGGKCTSGDSKPICTCMEPYSGDLCETEITACSSGPCLNEGVCHPMGKNQFQCICPPGVGGSICDQDILDECDKAYNPCRNGGSCRNRMGKYECICPRNYVGLNCERYDASNTGSPQTTAVIDICEINGCAAKAQNRICEEECNRAKCQYDGGDCSFGVPDLYEKCFDPEYCAIKYNNSECDHRCNNQQCLYDGGDCREHKDCNPFGNFYCDRLYNNGLCDETCNVKECNWDGSDCKGKSNAKSQVPGSMIVFVKVSPTEFLYKRALFLRQLGLLLNVLVEIKRDANNSFMVYPWEPTAMQGRAKRYADLALEGMLNRFRRAPAPSTETNGTKVYLTLDASSCVSVNAELDCITNLDVATQVFAVAVKNGYDTGVKVERIEMKDCMGKECDGGTTQSPGTPNMAYIYVAVSIAAVLIMIVVVIFVLSRRKTAHGTTWFPEGFFMSNSGPKSTGPPRTAKRRVPDGEEMKNVKGPGCDDLNTQVTSPPWDTDDDMPKAKHAKMETQSKHLEQVLSPPPSDTDQRQWTSRHLNAANIPNDQMALTPPYDNEHTHVNDVDVRGPDGLTPLMLASYRGNGLDNGCDNESSGSGSGESSNSGDSDDKSVEVIQALLVQGAEINAQTDRTGETSLHLAARYARADAAKVLLDAGADCNAEDITGRTPLHAAIAADALGVFQILLRNRSTNLNAKSQDGTTPLILAVRMAVEGMVEDLIKSDADINMTDEWGKTALHWAAAVNNSKAAQTLLQNGANRDAQDTKDETPLFLAAREGSSHTAQILLDHYANRDITDHMDRLPRDIAHERQHRDILRLLDEYRMSPAGMTLSNGMPASPGHMHMMQQKNSKQKRRKNNSNTPISPNGLPNGVHPKKPKTKKKSPKHGTSPNCEGSASSMETVSPGNSIESPLRYDQTPSSYDMYARSMSQQPVYHIDNVTLSHSMTDDQAILSYEYNNSPGMQPQWTQPHHNPPPTYTTSITPPSQPPINSPMGHGKMSPVKPTKNSLPTSPTHIQAMHQRARQEQRAAHGSPHSRQNDHYVYSNSETHLPITTMPNMYTNDSYMHQSQAIDYPQKMYIEKYPTPQSQSSMDSPQVRSGVPLPEHYLTPSPDSPGQWSSSSPHSAHSDWSEAISSPDQPIRNKPVFL from the exons ATGTCGACATTTAAGAATTTATTACCCAGTTTGTGGGTTGTCTTGCTGCTCCTGATATGCATTG GTTTTCAGGGCATGCACTGCGAGACAAATGTTGATGATTGCGTGAATAGTCGTTGTGCAAATGGGTCAACTTGTGTGGACCAAGTCAACTCGTACACCTGTAAATGTCCCCCTACCCTGACAG GACAATTCTGTGAGAAGGATGTGGATGAATGCCGACTTTATcccaatatttgtaaaaatggaGCAACATGTCTGAACCACCCGGTGGGAAACTATACGTGTATCTGTGTCAACGGATGGACGGGGAGGGACTGCAGCATCAACATCGACGACTGTAAGGACAACCCTTGTTATAACGGGGGAACATGTCACGACAAAGTGGGGTACTACTACTGCGACTGTCCTCACGGAAAAACAG GCCTGCGCTGTCATTTGGAAGATGCATGCACAAGTAGCCCGTGTCATGAAGGGGCTAGTTGTGAAACCTCCCCAATTAATGGAGACCCTATCTGCTCTTGTAAGAAAGGCTGGACTGGAAATGACTGCTCTATGGATGTCAATGAGTGCCATGAAA GTTCTGTGTCCCCATGTGAGCATGGAGGGACTTGCGTTAACACCCCGGGCAGCTTTAAGTGTGACTGTGTTAATGGATTCACCGGACCACGCTGTGAAACCAACATCAACGAGTGTCAGTCGAATCCCTGCCAGAATCAGGGAACCTGTCTGGATCTGTCCGGGATGTTCCGATGTATATGTATGCCAG GATACACAGGAACAGTTTGTGAAGAAGATATCGATGAGTGTCAGTCCAGCCCCTGTCAGAATGGAGGCGTGTGTGAAGACTTGACCAATAAATTTAAGTGTACCTGTCCTCCAG GTTTTGAGGGAGCAACATGTCAGATCAACATTGATGAATGTGCTAGCAATCCATGCCAGAATGGGGCAACCTGCAAAGACAAAATTAATGCATATACGTGTTCCTGTGCACATG GGTACCAGGGAGACAGATGTGAAACTAACATTGATGACTGTAGGGGGGTTACATGCAGCAATGGGGGCACCTGCAGGGATCTCCTGGGGGACTACCAGTGTGTGTGTCCTGAGGGGTACACAGGCACCCACTGCGAAACGGACATTGATGAATGCGAGTCCCAGCCTTGTAAATATGGTGGAACTTGTCACACTATTGCAAATGCTGCGGGATACGAATGTAGATGTCCAAGGGGAACTACTG GTAAAAACTGTGAAGTGAATTTTGACGACTGTAAAGACAACCCCTGTATAAATGGAGCAACATGTGAGGATGGTTTGAATAACTTTGTGTGTCGCTGCAAGCCAGGATATACAG GAGATCGTTGTGATGTTAACGTGGATGACTGTAACCCAAATCCGTGTCACAATGGGGGCACCTGTAGAGACCTGGAAAATGGCTTCCACTGTGACTGTCCGTACGGATATCACGACGCAACCTGTCTATCCAATGTGGATGAGTGTGCCAGTAATCCGTGCCTAAACGGAGGCCAGTGTAAGGATGGAGTCAACAAGTATACATGTTCTTGTCCTGCTGGCTATGAGGGCATTCGATGCGAGACCAAAACCAATGAGTGTGCCTCGAACCCTTGTCAGCACCAGGGGGTGTGCCACGATCTGGATGGGAGCTACAGGTGTGACTGTGTGCCAGGATTTACAG GTGTGAATTGTGAGATCAACATTGACAACTGTGCTACTAATCCTTGTGCTCATGGTTCCTGCACTGATTTGGCCAATGACTACAAATGTCACTGTGAGGTCCAGTGGACAGGCAAAAACTGTGACACCAAGCTGGACCCCTGCAATCCCAACCCCTGTCATAACAGTGCCACATGCTCAGCCTCTGCAGACTTCACAGACTTCTCCTGCTACTGTCCTCAGGGACTTACTG GTCGCTACTGCAGTGAAGACTATGACGAATGCAAGACCACTCAGTGTCATTCTGAGGGTACCTGTGTCAACACGTATGGCTCGTACAAGTGCATGTGTTCCAGAGGCTACACTGGTCGTTTCTGCGAGTCGAACATCAACGACTGTGAGTCCTCTCCCTGTCAGAACGGGGGAACATGCTACGATAAGGTCGCTAACTACACCTGTATCTGTCCTCCTGGGTTTAGTGGCTACCATTGCCAGAATGATATCAATGAGTGCGCCTCAAACCCTTGTGAGCATGGAGCGGTGTGTAATGACTATGTCAACTCCTACACCTGTACCTGTAAACCTGGCTACAGTGGCACCAACTGTCATGTCAACGATAATGACTGTACAGAAAG ctCATGTTTGAATGGAGGTACCTGTCATGATCTGGTCAATAGCTTCCGATGTGAGTGTGCTCTAGGATTTGAAGGGATGAACTGTGAAACTAGGATCCTGCCCTGTGATTCCAACCCTTGTCTAGAGGGAGGCACATGTGTCAATGACAAGAGCCTTACCTCCTTTCACTGTGTTTGTCCATACGGGTTCACAGGGTCGAGATGTGAA gaatttcatgattggTGTGTTGAGGGTCCTTGCATGAATGGGGGCACCTGCACACAGACGGCCAATACATTTAGATGCAGTTGTCCGGCCGGCTGGACAGGCCAGATCTGTGATGTACAGACTATAACATGTGAAGTGGCAGCCATATCCAAAG GAGTATCAGTCGCTCAACTGTGCCAAAATGGGGGGACCTGCCATGATATAGGCAACTCTCACAACTGTACGTGTCACCGGGGTTACCAGGGAAGCTATTGCGAAATAGATGTTGACGAATGTCAGTCGGCACCTTGTCAGAATGGCGCCACGTGTATGGATAGAATTGGAGACTACTTGTGTCAGTGTAAGAAGGGGTTCGAGGGAGACAACTGTGAGAGAAACGTGGATGATTGCGCTCACAATCCTTGCACCAATGGTGGGAAATGCCACGACCTGGACGATAACTTCACCTGCTCTTGTCTACCAGGAACGAAGGGCTTGCTGTGTGAACTTGATGAACAAGACTGCTTTGCTGGTGCCTGTTTCCATGGGGGCACCTGTGTAGAAAAGATAAATGGATACGAATGTAACTGCCAGCCAGGTTATGTGGGTCCTCGCTGTGAGGGAGATATCAATGAGTGTCTGTCCAACCCCTGTGATCCTCTAGGCACCCACAGCTGTATCCAGATGGTCAACGACTACCGCTGTGAATGCAACCCCGGGTACAGAG GTCATAACTGCAGCGAAAAGATCAACTTCTGTGCAAGTCAGCCCTGTAAGAATGGTGGCAAGTGCACTAGTGGGGATTCCAAGCCAATCTGTACCTGTATGGAGCCTTACAGTGGTGACCTGTGTGAGACAGAGATCACGGCTTGTAGCAGTGGGCCCTGTCTGAATGAAGGAGTGTGCCATCCAATGGGAAAGAACCAGTTCCAGTGTATCTGTCCACCGGGGGTGGGAGGGAGCATCTGTGATCAGGACATCCTGGATGAGTGCGACAAGGCCTACAACCCATGTAGAAACGGAGGCAGCTGTCGCAACAGAATGG gAAAATATGAATGCATATGTCCTAGGAACTATGTTGGTTTGAACTGTGAGAGATATGATGCGTCCAACACAGGAAGTCCGCAAACCACCGCCGTTATTGACATCTGTGAGATTAATGGCTGTGCTGCGAAAGCCCAGAACAGAATCTGTGAG GAGGAGTGTAACCGAGCTAAATGTCAGTATGACGGAGGGGACTGCTCCTTTGGGGTCCCCGACCTCTACGAAAAATGCTTTGACCCCGAATACTGTGCCATCAAGTACAATAACAGCGAGTGTGACCACAGGTGCAACAACCAGCAATGTCTTTATGACGGAGGGGACTGTCGCGAACACAAGGACTGTAACCCATTCGGCAACTTCTACTGCGACCGGTTATACAACAACGGACTCTGCGATGAAACTTGCAATGTTAAGGAATGTAACTGGGACGGCAGTGATTGTAAAGGGAAATCCAACGCAAAATCTCAAGTGCCGGGCTCTATGATTGTCTTTGTGAAAGTTTCACCAACAGAGTTTCTCTACAAAAGAGCCTTGTTTCTGAGGCAGCTTGGTTTGTTGCTAAATGTTCTGGTGGAAATAAAGAGGGATGCCAACAACAGTTTCATGGTTTATCCTTGGGAACCCACTGCCATGCAGGGACGAGCTAAAAGATACGCAGATTTGGCTCTGGAAGGAATGCTGAACAGGTTTagaagggcacctgctccatcAACAGAAACCAATGG GACTAAGGTTTATTTGACTTTGGATGCCAGCAGTTGTGTCAGTGTAAATGCAGAGTTGGACTGCATTACCAATCTGGATGTGGCAACCCAAGTGTTTGCAGTGGCAGTGAAAAATGGATACGACACTGGGGTGAAAGTTGAGCGAATTGAAA TGAAAGACTGCATGGGTAAGGAATGTGATGGTGGAACCACTCAATCACCGGGAACACCTAACATGGCCTACATATATGTAGCTGTTTCCATAGCAGCTGTTCTAATAATGATTGTCGTCGTGATATTTGTGCTGTCCCGCAGAAAAACAGCCCATGGAACCACCTGGTTCCCCGAGGGATTCTTTATGAGCAATTCCGGACCTAAATCGACAGGACCTCCACGCACTGCCAAACGAAGGGTACCTGATGGAGAGGAAATGAA GAACGTGAAAGGCCCTGGCTGTGATGACCTTAACACCCAGGTCACTTCTCCTCCCTGGGACACAGATGATGACATGCCAAAAGCAAAGCATGCCAAG ATGGAAACTCAAAGTAAACATCTGGAGCAGGTGCTCTCACCCCCACCCTCAGATACGGACCAGAGACAGTGGACCTCCAGACACCTCAATGCTGCCAACATCCCCAACGACCAGATGGCTCTGACTCCACCCTATGACAACGAGCATACACATGTGAACGACGTGGATGTTCGTGGTCCAGATGGGTTAACTCCCCTGATGTTGGCATCTTACCGGGGCAATGGACTGGACAATGGGTGTGATAACGAGTCGAGTGGGTCAGGGTCCGGGGAGAGTAGTAACAGCGGGGACTCTGATGACAAGTCGGTGGAGGTCATCCAAGCCTTGCTGGTACAGGGGGCCGAAATCAACGCACAGACAGACAGGACAG GTGAGACTTCACTCCACTTGGCGGCCAGATATGCTCGGGCTGATGCTGCCAAAGTATTACTGGATGCTGGAGCTGATTGTAATGCTGAGGACATCACAGGTCGCACCCCTCTCCATGCCGCCATTGCTGCTGATGCCCTAGGCGTGTTCCAA ATTTTACTGAGGAATCGTTCTACAAATCTAAACGCCAAATCCCAGGACGGGACAACGCCATTGATCCTGGCGGTCCGAATGGCCGTAGAAGGAATGGTGGAGGACCTCATCAAGTCTGACGCAGACATCAACATGACAGACGAATGGG GTAAAACAGCCCTGCACTGGGCAGCAGCTGTTAATAACTCTAAGGCTGCACAGACTTTGCTCCAGAATGGTGCCAATAGAGATGCTCAGGATACCAAG GATGAAACTCCATTATTTTTGGCAGCCAGAGAAGGGAGTAGTCATACAGCCCAAATATTACTTGACCACTATGCCAACCGTGACATCACAGATCACATGGACAGGTTACCTAGAGACATAGCTCACGAGAGGCAGCATCGTGATATTTTACGTCTGTTGGATGAATACAGGATGAGTCCTGCCGGTATGACACTGTCCAACGGAATGCCTGCATCTCCAGGACACATGCACATGATGCAGCAGAAAAACTCCAAACAAAAGAGGAGAAAGAACAATTCAAATACTCCTATCTCCCCTAACGGGCTGCCTAATGGTGTGCATcctaaaaaaccaaaaacaaagaAGAAATCGCCGAAACATGGAACTTCACCTAATTGTGAAGGATCAGCTTCATCTATGGAGACAGTGTCCCCGGGGAACTCGATCGAGTCCCCACTGAGATACGATCAGACTCCTTCCTCGTATGATATGTATGCTCGCAGCATGTCTCAGCAACCTGTGTATCATATAGACAATGTGACCCTGTCTCACAGCATGACTGATGACCAGGCCATTCTATCATATGAATACAATAACAGTCCGGGCATGCAGCCACAGTGGACCCAGCCCCACCATAACCCACCCCCCACCTACACCACCTCCATCACCCCACCCTCTCAACCCCCCATCAACAGTCCCATGGGACATGGTAAAATGTCTCCAGTAAAGCCCACCAAGAATTCACTGCCCACCTCCCCCACCCACATCCAGGCCATGCATCAGCGGGCACGCCAGGAGCAACGGGCGGCTCATGGAAGTCCCCACAGCAGGCAGAATGATCATTATGTGTACAGCAATTCAGAGACTCATCTCCCGATCACCACCATGCCAAACATGTATACCAATGACTCTTACATGCATCAATCCCAGGCCATTGACTACCcacaaaaaatgtatatagaGAAATATCCCACCCCCCAATCTCAGAGCAGTATGGACTCTCCACAGGTTCGGTCAGGTGTGCCTCTCCCTGAACATTATCTGACCCCCTCGCCTGATTCTCCAGGACAGTGGTCTAGTTCGTCCCCGCACTCGGCCCACTCTGATTGGTCCGAGGCCATATCGAGTCCTGACCAACCCATTCGCAATAAACCTGTGTTTCTCTAA
- the LOC105344277 gene encoding ubiquitin carboxyl-terminal hydrolase isozyme L5 has translation MATSAGDWCLIESDPGVFTELIRGFGCEGLQVEELWSLDSTSFENLKPVYGLIFLFKWQPESEPEGTIVQDSRIEKIFFAKQVINNACATQAILSVLLNCPESDVKLGPTLAQFKEFAQAFDPALRGLTLSNSDTIREVHNSFSRQQMFEFDEKAAKKDDDVFHFVSYLPIDGRLYELDGLKEGPVDLGAIPSDTDWLDVVRPVLEKRMQKYSTDEIHFNLMAIVSDRKAMYQKRLQELQSRGMEVEEDQLEMSQLMVKIQEEDAKMKRYKVENVRRKHNYLPFIMELLKILAEQKQLLPLVEKAKEKAAKKKSEEVK, from the exons atggcTACGAGTGCAGGGGACTGGTGTTTGATAGAAAGCGACCCAGGGGTTTTTACGGAACTCATTAGAGGATTTG GTTGTGAGGGGCTTCAAGTAGAAGAGTTATGGAGTTTAGATTCTACGAGTTTTGAAAATCTCAA accGGTGTATGGcctgatatttttatttaaatggcAGCCCGAATCTGAACCAGAAGGAACAATTGTTCAGGACAGTCGCATTGAGAAAATTTTCTTTGCAAAGCAG GTTATAAACAATGCCTGTGCTACACAGGCAATCCTAAGTGTCCTTTTGAACTGTCCAGAGAGTGATGTCAAACTAGGTCCGACCTTGGCCCAGTTTAAAGAGTTTGCCCAGGCTTTTGACCCTGCT CTACGCGGACTGACTCTCAGCAACTCAGACACTATTCGTGAGGTACACAACAGTTTCTCAAG GCAGCAGATGTTTGAGTTTGATGAGAAGGCGGCCAAAAAGGATGACGATGTGTTCCACTTTGTGAGTTATCTCCCCATTGATGGGCGGCTCTACGAATTGGACGGACTCAAAGAGGGACCCGTAGACTTAG GTGCCATTCCTTCAGACACAGATTGGCTGGATGTGGTCAGGCCTGTATTGGAGAAAAGGATGCAAAA ATACAGCACAGATGAAATTCACTTTAACCTGATGGCTATAGTGTCTGATAGGAAAGCCATGTACCAGAAGAGGCTGCAAGAGCTACAA TCGCGGGGTATGGAGGTCGAGGAGGACCAGCTGGAGATGAGTCAGCTGATGGTCAAAATCCAGGAGGAGGATGCTAAGATGAAGAGATACAAG GTTGAAAATGTGAGAAGGAAACACAATTACCTCCCTTTTATTATGGAACTTCTGAAGATATTAGCAGAACAGAAGCAGTTACTGCCCTTAGTAGAAAAG GCAAAAGAAAAAGCAGCTAAAAAGAAGTCAGAGGAAGTAAAATAG
- the LOC105344260 gene encoding CDGSH iron-sulfur domain-containing protein 3, mitochondrial, translated as MMSNSETETKVEEACKYPAVTMYGPCTVSDLKQGDVRLWCACGLSKKQPWCDGSHKGTGIKPLRWKVSKEQRLFQICACKYTKDPPFCDATHTNLPCQVLQRQEACPWQQDSHNSNSKLCTGCGWVPDF; from the exons ATGATGTCGAACTCGGAGACAGAGACAAAAGTTGAAGAGGCATGTAAATATCCGGCGGTCACTATG TATGGTCCATGCACCGTCTCTGATCTAAAACAGGGAGATGTCCGACTCTGGTGTGCTTGTGGCCTGAGCAAAAAACAGCCCTGGTGTGATG GGTCTCACAAAGGCACAGGGATTAAGCCATTGAGGTGGAAAGTGTCAAAAGAACAGAGACTTTTCCAGATATGTGCATGTAAGTACACCAAAGACCCACCCTTCTGTGATGCCACTCACACAAATCTACCCTGTCAAGTGTTACAGCGACAGGAAGCGTGTCCATGGCAACAAGATAGTCACAATAGCAACAGTAAACTGTGTACAGGATGTGGCTGGGTTCCAGATTTTTGA